Proteins co-encoded in one Desulfitobacterium hafniense DCB-2 genomic window:
- the recR gene encoding recombination mediator RecR, giving the protein MDFLNYPEPLADLITGLSRLPGIGPKTAGRLAFYLLQQPQVAENLAEAMIRAQREIRQCSLCCNYTDHDPCPICTGEKRERTLLCIVEQPRDVVSLEKTREFKGLYHVLHGVISPLEGVGPEQLTISKLLGRLEGVQEVVMAMNPTVEGEATALYLSRLLKPLGIKVTRIAHGLPVGGDLEYADEITIARALEGRRQI; this is encoded by the coding sequence ATGGATTTTTTGAATTATCCTGAACCCCTGGCCGATTTGATTACAGGTTTATCCCGCTTGCCTGGGATCGGACCGAAAACGGCGGGTCGTTTGGCTTTTTACCTGCTGCAGCAACCCCAGGTGGCCGAAAACCTAGCGGAAGCCATGATCAGAGCTCAGCGGGAAATCAGGCAGTGTTCCCTATGCTGTAATTATACGGATCATGATCCCTGCCCCATCTGTACCGGGGAGAAAAGGGAGCGTACCCTGCTCTGCATTGTGGAGCAGCCCCGGGATGTGGTTTCTTTAGAGAAAACAAGAGAATTTAAAGGGCTTTATCATGTCCTGCATGGCGTCATATCTCCTTTGGAAGGAGTCGGGCCGGAGCAGCTGACGATTTCCAAGCTTTTAGGGCGTTTAGAAGGAGTCCAGGAAGTCGTCATGGCTATGAACCCCACGGTAGAGGGAGAAGCTACGGCACTGTATTTATCCAGGCTGCTTAAGCCTTTGGGAATCAAGGTAACACGGATTGCCCATGGTTTACCGGTGGGCGGTGATCTGGAGTATGCCGATGAAATTACCATCGCCCGTGCTTTAGAAGGCCGTCGCCAGATCTAA
- a CDS encoding CobW family GTP-binding protein yields MGTEIYIISGFLGVGKTTLIQKMLKEAFQGEKVVLIENDFGEISVDAALLKSGGVEVKEISAGCICCSLSGDFVKALKDLLLRFHPDKIIIEPSGVGKLSDVMKACSDPRIVLHAKVKGKITVVDVKRCQMHLDNFGEFFEDQIRNADVVVFSRSESFPAKLGDGEKIVKKLNPQGRVLTKPWAQINTAELLNPQRQQHRLPGRCRHGHDEHNHDHRDHHSHDHNHHDHDHDHAHHSHDHAADCSHQEGCEHNSRAEDVFDTVTIRTKRVFDTEELKAKVVKMENSAKGTILRAKGIVRGPKGYLNLQYLPGDIRITGCHARGDMLCIIGRNLNRQELCAIFSGE; encoded by the coding sequence ATGGGGACAGAAATCTATATTATTTCCGGGTTTCTGGGAGTAGGCAAAACCACCTTAATCCAAAAAATGCTTAAAGAGGCTTTCCAGGGGGAAAAGGTGGTTCTGATCGAAAATGATTTCGGTGAGATCAGCGTCGATGCGGCCTTGCTTAAATCAGGCGGTGTGGAAGTCAAAGAAATCAGTGCCGGGTGCATTTGCTGCAGTCTTTCCGGCGATTTCGTGAAAGCCCTTAAGGATCTTTTGCTCCGTTTTCACCCTGATAAAATTATCATTGAGCCTTCCGGTGTGGGCAAGCTTTCCGATGTTATGAAAGCTTGTTCCGATCCGCGTATTGTGCTCCACGCCAAGGTGAAGGGCAAAATTACGGTGGTGGATGTGAAACGCTGCCAAATGCATCTTGACAACTTTGGCGAATTTTTCGAAGATCAGATTCGCAACGCCGATGTGGTTGTGTTCAGCCGCTCAGAAAGTTTCCCCGCTAAACTAGGGGATGGGGAAAAAATAGTCAAAAAGCTGAACCCTCAGGGAAGAGTCCTGACCAAGCCGTGGGCTCAAATCAATACGGCGGAACTCCTGAATCCGCAGCGTCAGCAGCACAGGCTTCCAGGCCGATGCCGACATGGTCATGATGAGCATAATCATGACCATCGCGACCATCATAGCCATGACCACAATCATCATGACCATGACCATGACCATGCTCATCATAGCCATGATCATGCAGCGGACTGCAGCCACCAAGAGGGATGTGAACATAACAGCCGGGCGGAAGATGTCTTTGATACCGTCACTATCCGGACAAAGCGGGTATTTGATACTGAAGAGTTAAAGGCCAAGGTCGTGAAAATGGAGAACAGTGCCAAAGGAACGATTCTGCGGGCTAAAGGCATCGTCCGCGGCCCCAAAGGCTATTTAAACCTGCAATATCTCCCCGGGGATATTCGGATCACCGGCTGCCACGCCAGGGGCGATATGCTCTGCATCATCGGCCGCAACCTCAACCGGCAGGAGCTGTGCGCTATTTTTAGCGGGGAGTGA
- a CDS encoding Fur family transcriptional regulator: MKEVNNNWPAGVKRTKPRESVLSVLEHAPKPLSAVEICSEIEKEGESPWLSTIYRILELFVKKGVVVKLAVLNNEMALYELNRFQHKHYAICLGCHKIVTMNNCPMEKFIPKIEDDDFRVLGHNLEVYGYCRECSVK, from the coding sequence ATGAAAGAAGTAAACAATAACTGGCCTGCCGGCGTCAAAAGAACAAAACCGCGGGAGAGTGTACTTTCTGTCCTTGAGCATGCCCCAAAGCCTCTCAGTGCTGTGGAAATCTGTTCCGAGATCGAAAAAGAAGGGGAATCCCCCTGGCTGTCCACTATTTATCGGATACTGGAGCTTTTTGTCAAGAAAGGCGTGGTTGTTAAACTTGCGGTGCTGAACAATGAGATGGCTCTTTATGAACTGAACCGTTTTCAGCACAAGCATTACGCCATCTGTTTGGGCTGCCATAAAATTGTCACAATGAATAATTGCCCCATGGAGAAATTTATCCCGAAAATCGAGGACGATGATTTCCGGGTCCTGGGCCATAATTTAGAAGTGTATGGCTACTGCCGGGAATGCTCTGTTAAATAA
- a CDS encoding permease: MAIPVYVVTGFLDAGKTTFLNNLLNKYSWRDVRAFVIQFESGEEEFQGRHLNCYKLSVPKKILEQRPEQIVERICSSIEEQPFDEIWIEWNGVVPFSELQSLLLHPSLRGLCQIQKVVHIADGENIENLLGRTGASLPEQIANSDFVVMRNVDSAVTYRRIRRLVNGLNPGVPLYKVKEYQELYKQLFGKKEHPVNLFLLMVIAMSALYFMAKPVLEGAQIPVNTIVNVFLGIILQAVPFLLIGVLLSSAIQVFIPQSFIERRFPKSIGMGMLVAILGGFCLPVCDCASIPVFRSLVRRGIPLPVAVTFMTATPVINPVVIVSTYYAFSGNTGIVVGRIFFGIVAAVLIGLTMGFWPPKGSVLAGGAFDRLLCSCGCYDDVESITTFKGKAGLFIRHSQAEFFGVGKYLVMGSFIAALFQVMGTGLFTKAQDGAGLAVSILIMMVMAFVLSLCSSSDAIIARSLANQFPMGAIMGFLVFGPMMDIKNVLMLSSGFSKAFIVRLLLTSLSICFVLVFLFFNWGGM, from the coding sequence ATGGCGATACCGGTTTATGTAGTGACCGGCTTCCTGGATGCCGGCAAGACGACCTTTTTGAATAACCTGTTGAACAAATATAGCTGGCGGGATGTCAGGGCCTTCGTCATCCAATTCGAGTCTGGTGAAGAGGAATTTCAGGGGCGGCACCTCAATTGCTATAAGCTCAGCGTCCCCAAAAAAATTCTGGAGCAGCGGCCCGAGCAAATCGTCGAACGAATCTGCAGCAGCATAGAGGAGCAACCCTTCGATGAGATTTGGATTGAGTGGAACGGTGTCGTTCCTTTTTCAGAGCTGCAGTCATTGCTTTTGCACCCCTCCCTGCGCGGCCTCTGCCAAATTCAAAAAGTGGTGCATATTGCCGATGGGGAGAACATAGAAAATCTGTTGGGCAGGACAGGAGCCTCTTTGCCGGAACAGATTGCCAACAGCGATTTCGTCGTGATGCGCAATGTGGATTCGGCGGTTACTTACCGCCGGATTCGGCGCCTCGTCAACGGGCTCAATCCCGGGGTCCCCCTCTATAAGGTAAAAGAGTATCAGGAGCTCTATAAGCAGCTTTTCGGAAAGAAAGAGCATCCGGTCAATCTTTTTTTGCTCATGGTTATCGCCATGAGCGCCCTGTACTTCATGGCCAAGCCGGTCCTGGAGGGGGCGCAGATCCCGGTCAATACCATTGTCAATGTATTTTTGGGGATTATCCTGCAAGCGGTCCCTTTTTTATTGATCGGGGTATTGCTTTCCTCCGCTATCCAGGTTTTTATCCCCCAAAGCTTTATTGAGCGCCGCTTTCCCAAATCCATCGGCATGGGCATGCTGGTGGCCATTCTGGGGGGCTTCTGTCTGCCGGTCTGCGACTGCGCTTCTATTCCCGTTTTCCGGAGTCTGGTGCGCCGGGGGATTCCCCTCCCGGTGGCTGTCACCTTTATGACCGCTACCCCGGTGATCAATCCGGTGGTGATCGTGTCCACCTATTATGCCTTCAGCGGCAATACGGGAATCGTGGTCGGGCGGATTTTCTTTGGTATTGTAGCGGCTGTTCTGATCGGGCTGACCATGGGCTTCTGGCCGCCCAAGGGTTCGGTATTGGCCGGAGGGGCTTTTGACAGGCTTTTATGCAGCTGCGGCTGTTATGATGATGTTGAATCCATCACAACCTTCAAGGGAAAAGCCGGTCTGTTCATCCGTCATTCCCAGGCGGAGTTCTTCGGTGTCGGCAAATATTTAGTGATGGGCAGCTTTATCGCCGCCCTGTTTCAGGTCATGGGAACCGGCCTGTTTACCAAGGCCCAGGATGGGGCGGGTTTGGCGGTCTCCATCTTAATTATGATGGTGATGGCCTTTGTGCTTTCCCTGTGCTCCTCCTCCGACGCGATTATCGCCCGCAGTCTTGCCAATCAGTTCCCCATGGGCGCAATTATGGGCTTTCTGGTCTTTGGGCCGATGATGGATATCAAAAATGTCCTGATGCTCTCTTCGGGATTTTCTAAAGCTTTCATCGTTAGATTATTGCTGACGTCCTTGAGTATATGTTTTGTTTTGGTCTTTCTGTTTTTTAATTGGGGAGGGATGTAA
- the dnaX gene encoding DNA polymerase III subunit gamma/tau, with the protein MAYLALYREWRPKNFKDMVGQDHVTKTLTNALMQSKVAHAYLFSGPRGTGKTTTAKVLAKALNCEHREGVEPCNQCAFCLSIDQGSAMEVFEIDAASNRGIDEIRDLRDKVRLSAGESKYKVYIIDEVHMLTTEAFNALLKTLEEPPERVVFILATTEVHKIPLTILSRVQRFEFHRIPLEQIHSHLDKVCQTIGRDVEPEALQIIAQKSEGGLRDALSILDQCLLLDGKLGVEQVYQVLGMVGEEFSAQLVDHLLTGDYAKALGCLGEGINQGMDPRQIIRELLDYMRQALLYASTQAFPQVAPHLREHLAYQCQKLGLKTLLQWIGILLQGESQLKYAANARLAAELLLVQVIYDSQPGYSKESPQVLERLQELEEEIKNLSTGKSRQESKGELPKKVNERSSEPPGHKKPELPPLQDKPAISQGGETAALSIEQVQGRWGDILEQVRKRKKSTHAFLMEGKPVELDGDSLVIVFKEGLSFHRDKVNQKENRETIEEVLQSSLGKAYRLQSLLENEYGKDPKDSEHVEKTKENPMIKKAADLFGADLLIVEE; encoded by the coding sequence ATGGCTTATTTGGCTTTATACCGCGAATGGAGACCGAAAAATTTTAAAGATATGGTAGGGCAGGACCATGTCACCAAGACATTGACAAATGCCCTTATGCAGAGCAAAGTAGCTCACGCCTACCTTTTCAGCGGACCGAGGGGAACAGGTAAGACCACTACGGCAAAGGTCCTGGCCAAGGCATTAAATTGTGAGCACCGGGAGGGTGTTGAACCCTGCAATCAATGTGCTTTTTGTCTGAGCATCGATCAAGGAAGCGCTATGGAGGTCTTTGAGATCGACGCCGCCTCCAACCGGGGTATCGATGAAATCCGTGATTTGCGGGATAAGGTTCGCCTAAGTGCCGGGGAAAGCAAATATAAGGTTTACATTATTGATGAAGTTCATATGTTAACCACCGAAGCTTTCAACGCCCTTCTCAAAACCCTGGAGGAACCTCCTGAGCGGGTGGTATTTATTCTGGCTACCACGGAGGTACATAAAATCCCCTTAACCATTCTTTCCCGGGTGCAACGCTTTGAATTTCACCGGATTCCTTTGGAACAGATTCATAGCCATTTAGATAAGGTGTGCCAAACCATCGGCCGGGATGTGGAGCCGGAAGCCCTCCAGATTATTGCCCAAAAATCGGAGGGAGGGCTGAGAGATGCCCTGAGTATTCTGGATCAGTGTCTCCTGCTGGATGGGAAACTGGGTGTAGAACAGGTCTATCAGGTCCTGGGCATGGTTGGGGAAGAGTTCAGCGCCCAGCTTGTGGATCACCTCCTGACCGGTGACTATGCCAAGGCCTTGGGGTGTTTAGGGGAAGGCATCAATCAGGGGATGGATCCCAGACAGATCATTCGCGAGCTGCTGGATTATATGCGGCAGGCCTTGCTTTATGCTTCGACTCAAGCCTTTCCTCAGGTTGCGCCTCACCTTAGAGAGCATTTGGCTTACCAATGCCAAAAGCTGGGGCTCAAAACCCTCTTGCAATGGATAGGGATTCTGCTGCAGGGGGAAAGTCAATTAAAATATGCCGCCAATGCCCGTTTAGCGGCGGAACTTCTCTTAGTTCAGGTGATTTATGACTCTCAGCCCGGCTATAGCAAGGAATCTCCCCAAGTTCTGGAACGCTTGCAGGAATTAGAGGAGGAGATCAAGAACCTTTCTACAGGGAAGAGCCGCCAGGAAAGCAAAGGGGAACTCCCCAAAAAGGTCAATGAGAGAAGCTCAGAGCCGCCGGGTCACAAAAAACCTGAATTACCCCCCCTCCAGGATAAACCGGCAATCTCCCAAGGGGGAGAAACCGCTGCTCTGTCCATTGAACAGGTTCAAGGCCGCTGGGGAGATATTTTAGAGCAAGTAAGAAAACGCAAAAAATCCACCCATGCTTTTTTGATGGAAGGCAAGCCTGTTGAATTGGATGGGGATAGTCTGGTTATCGTATTTAAGGAAGGTCTGTCTTTCCACCGGGATAAGGTCAATCAGAAGGAAAACCGGGAAACCATCGAAGAGGTTCTCCAAAGTAGCCTGGGCAAAGCCTATCGGTTGCAAAGTCTCCTGGAAAATGAATATGGAAAAGACCCTAAGGATTCAGAACATGTTGAAAAAACCAAGGAAAATCCGATGATCAAAAAAGCGGCCGATTTATTTGGGGCGGACTTATTGATTGTTGAAGAATAA
- a CDS encoding TIGR03943 family putative permease subunit, translated as MPAKAFNPQIFLEFLCYCVFGGLIFYLVSSEKYLTYVTPRLKPYLYFTSIVMGVWALTALGRLFRPQHKLRSAHCFVLVIPIVLLLLPHAPVSASNLSGNYIGGSAFSNRSGQSALSMQNDLSITIEDASSPEDKVQAEIIQEPLAGLPAGAYVSELPGLDMGNKRITVAHEDFSMWLTEMYTNIEKYQGYTVVMTGFVFNDPEFLKEDEFVPARLMMSCCVGDLAPAGILCKYDQADQLQAESWVTVEGTLTLGQHEYDGVLSDEPQIRVTKITPAEAVEGYIYPY; from the coding sequence ATGCCGGCCAAAGCATTTAATCCTCAGATCTTTCTGGAGTTCTTATGCTATTGTGTTTTTGGGGGATTGATCTTTTATTTGGTGAGCAGTGAAAAATATCTTACTTATGTCACACCCCGGTTGAAGCCCTATCTCTATTTTACGTCCATCGTCATGGGTGTATGGGCCTTGACCGCTTTGGGCAGATTGTTTCGCCCCCAGCATAAACTGCGCTCCGCCCACTGCTTTGTGTTGGTGATCCCCATCGTATTGCTGTTGCTTCCCCATGCCCCTGTCAGCGCGTCCAATCTTTCCGGCAATTATATCGGCGGCAGCGCTTTTTCCAACCGTTCCGGCCAAAGCGCTTTGAGCATGCAGAACGACCTTTCTATTACTATAGAGGATGCTTCATCTCCGGAAGATAAGGTACAGGCTGAAATTATTCAGGAACCCCTTGCCGGATTGCCGGCCGGTGCCTATGTCTCGGAGCTGCCCGGCTTGGATATGGGGAATAAAAGAATCACAGTGGCCCATGAAGATTTCAGCATGTGGCTTACGGAAATGTATACCAATATAGAGAAATATCAAGGGTATACAGTGGTTATGACGGGATTTGTTTTCAATGATCCTGAATTTCTTAAGGAAGATGAATTTGTGCCGGCCCGCTTGATGATGTCTTGCTGTGTTGGGGATTTGGCACCTGCCGGGATACTCTGTAAATATGATCAGGCTGACCAGCTCCAGGCAGAGTCGTGGGTGACGGTTGAAGGAACCCTTACGCTGGGACAGCATGAGTATGACGGTGTGCTATCTGATGAACCCCAGATTAGGGTAACGAAAATTACACCGGCAGAGGCTGTGGAAGGTTATATCTATCCTTATTGA
- a CDS encoding YbaB/EbfC family nucleoid-associated protein → MAFKGGGMGNMGNMLKQAQKLQEEMAKAQEELKTRTVEASVGGGAVQVVVNGKNELVELKIKPEAVDPDDVEMLEDLVKAAVNEGLRKVEELVSSEMGKLTNGLKIPGLF, encoded by the coding sequence ATGGCATTTAAAGGCGGCGGTATGGGAAATATGGGCAATATGCTCAAGCAAGCTCAGAAACTCCAGGAAGAAATGGCGAAGGCCCAAGAGGAGCTGAAGACCCGCACAGTTGAGGCATCAGTGGGCGGGGGGGCCGTTCAGGTCGTGGTCAATGGTAAAAATGAACTGGTGGAGTTAAAAATTAAACCAGAGGCTGTGGATCCCGATGATGTGGAAATGCTGGAGGATCTGGTCAAAGCCGCAGTCAACGAAGGCTTGCGCAAAGTAGAAGAGCTTGTATCCTCAGAAATGGGCAAATTAACCAATGGTTTAAAAATTCCCGGTCTCTTCTAA
- a CDS encoding pro-sigmaK processing inhibitor BofA family protein produces the protein MTLIFLALFVLLIGLVVKSSLGQPNTFLKAGIHILGGIVGLWFFDLILSVVGFGIPINVFTITLVGLLGFPGVVALVGLQVLGI, from the coding sequence ATGACCTTAATTTTTTTGGCCTTATTCGTTCTATTGATCGGCTTGGTGGTTAAGAGCAGCTTAGGTCAACCCAACACCTTTTTAAAGGCGGGGATTCACATCCTGGGAGGAATCGTGGGCCTGTGGTTCTTCGACTTGATATTAAGTGTTGTCGGATTTGGTATTCCTATTAACGTATTTACCATAACTTTGGTAGGTCTTTTAGGTTTTCCGGGAGTCGTGGCTTTGGTGGGCCTGCAGGTCCTGGGCATTTAA
- a CDS encoding aspartyl-phosphate phosphatase Spo0E family protein, giving the protein MEKRLLKKIEVLRKKLYRYATTRSLVDARVVELSQELDYLLNQYQRLNKYTQLSFW; this is encoded by the coding sequence GTGGAAAAGAGGTTATTAAAGAAGATCGAGGTGCTTCGCAAAAAATTATATCGATATGCAACGACACGCAGCTTAGTTGATGCAAGAGTTGTCGAGTTAAGCCAAGAGCTGGATTACCTTTTGAATCAATATCAGCGTTTGAATAAATACACACAGCTGTCTTTTTGGTGA
- a CDS encoding metal ABC transporter permease, whose protein sequence is MSVIAILEYDFMRRAFIVGILLAVIIPCIGIIVVLKRLSMIGDALSHTSLAGVAAGLIMGINPILGAVTACIAAALGIEFIRKKIPKFSEMSIAIVMSAGIGLAGVLSGHVKNAANFNSFLFGSIVSISDFEMILVAGISCIVMLAFILLYKELFYIALDERAARLSGVPVGVINFIFTILTAVTVSVAARTVGALIVSSMMVVPVACAMQVGKSYRQTVIYGVIFAVVFTVTGLFLSYYLKLKPGGTIVLLGVLCLVVMLLIKQIISMLRRTVFKM, encoded by the coding sequence ATGAGTGTGATTGCCATTCTGGAATATGATTTTATGCGCCGGGCTTTTATCGTGGGAATTCTGCTGGCCGTGATTATTCCCTGTATTGGCATCATCGTGGTCCTGAAGCGCCTTTCCATGATCGGCGATGCCTTGTCCCATACATCCCTGGCCGGTGTGGCGGCCGGCCTGATTATGGGAATCAACCCCATCCTGGGCGCGGTTACAGCCTGCATCGCCGCGGCTTTGGGCATTGAGTTTATCCGTAAAAAAATCCCCAAATTCTCCGAGATGTCCATCGCGATTGTGATGTCGGCAGGCATCGGTTTGGCGGGGGTGCTATCCGGTCATGTCAAAAATGCGGCTAATTTTAACAGTTTTTTGTTCGGAAGCATCGTCTCGATCAGTGATTTTGAAATGATCCTGGTAGCAGGCATCAGTTGTATCGTTATGCTTGCTTTCATCCTTTTGTACAAAGAGTTATTCTATATTGCCTTGGATGAAAGGGCGGCACGGCTGTCAGGCGTCCCGGTGGGTGTGATCAATTTTATCTTTACCATACTGACGGCGGTAACGGTATCCGTTGCCGCCCGCACGGTGGGAGCACTGATCGTTTCCTCAATGATGGTTGTTCCGGTGGCTTGCGCCATGCAGGTTGGCAAAAGCTATCGGCAGACGGTTATTTATGGGGTCATCTTTGCGGTTGTTTTTACAGTGACCGGCTTGTTTCTATCCTATTACCTGAAGCTGAAACCCGGAGGCACTATCGTCCTGCTCGGCGTCCTCTGCCTGGTGGTGATGCTGCTTATCAAGCAAATAATTTCCATGCTTAGACGAACTGTGTTTAAAATGTAG
- a CDS encoding metal ABC transporter ATP-binding protein produces MSNIIEVDDLGFSYGNEPVFSKIGFSVYKGDFAAIIGANGAGKSTLLRLILGELVPNAGSVRLFGQDSRRFRNWPKIGYVPQAGQHSNANFPATAEEIVRANLFSQIGLLRFPGKEHRDKVQRALELVGMEGYAKRMIGELSGGQQQRIMLARVLAGDPEIMILDEPTTGVDAQTVQSLYELLARLNQENGLTIVMVTHDISRAAKYVSRILCLEEGSLVEHKHKHPGQELAKEGKGNDECDCHSGI; encoded by the coding sequence ATGTCTAACATAATAGAAGTAGATGACTTAGGTTTCAGTTATGGAAATGAGCCGGTTTTTTCAAAAATCGGCTTCTCTGTTTATAAGGGAGATTTTGCCGCGATTATCGGTGCCAACGGTGCCGGCAAAAGCACCCTGCTAAGGCTTATCCTGGGAGAGCTTGTGCCCAATGCAGGCTCTGTCCGGCTGTTCGGTCAGGATAGCCGCCGGTTTAGAAATTGGCCGAAAATCGGTTATGTGCCCCAGGCCGGGCAGCACTCCAACGCCAATTTCCCTGCTACCGCGGAGGAAATTGTCAGGGCTAATCTTTTTTCACAGATCGGGCTGCTCCGCTTCCCCGGGAAAGAGCACCGTGATAAAGTACAGCGGGCCCTTGAGCTGGTGGGTATGGAGGGATACGCCAAGCGCATGATCGGTGAGCTTTCAGGGGGGCAGCAGCAGAGGATTATGCTGGCCAGGGTATTGGCCGGCGATCCGGAAATCATGATTCTTGATGAGCCTACCACCGGAGTGGATGCCCAAACCGTACAATCCCTCTATGAGCTGCTGGCGAGGCTTAATCAGGAGAACGGGCTGACCATTGTGATGGTCACTCATGATATCAGCCGGGCGGCCAAGTATGTGTCAAGGATTCTCTGTCTGGAAGAAGGCTCCCTTGTGGAACACAAGCACAAGCACCCCGGGCAGGAATTGGCGAAGGAGGGAAAAGGAAACGATGAGTGTGATTGCCATTCTGGAATATGA